The Vibrio tarriae genome includes the window ATTCGTCTTCACTCGCGACGCTGGCGATCTGTTTGTACATGGATAACCGCGTATTGATATCGGGGATGTACTCTTCCGGCAGCAAGGCTGGTAGGCGCATTTCGACTTCGGTCTGCTCACGCAGTAAATCATCCAGCGCAGGTTCTTTGCCTGATTTTAGGGCTTCGACCGCTTGTTCGAGCATTTCCATATACAGAGTAAAACCGACCGACTGAATCTGGCCACTTTGCTCTTCGCCTAACAATTCACCGGCCCCGCGAATTTCTAAGTCGTGCGTGGCAAGAGTAAAGCCAGCCCCCAAATCTTCTAAAGAGGCAATTGCCTCTAGGCGTTTGACCGCATCTTTGGTAATCGCTTTAGGCGGTGGCGTTAACAGGTAAGCATAGGCTTGGTGATGCGAACGACCGACGCGGCCACGTAACTGGTGCAACTGGGCTAAACCTAAGCTGTCTGCGCGATCCATGATGATGGTATTCGCGGTCGGAACGTCGATACCGGTTTCGATGATCGTGGTACACACCAGCAAATTGAAACGCTGGTGGTAGAAATCGTTCATCACTTTTTCCAGCTCACGTTCACGCATCTGTCCGTGAGCGACGGTAATCCGCGCTTCAGGCACCAGTTTTTCTAAATCTGCGGCCACTTTATCGATGGTTTCAACCTGATTATGCAGAAAGTACACCTGACCACCGCGCATAATTTCACGCAGTACCGCTTCACGGATCACACTATCTTCACTTTGACGAACAAAGGTTTTGATGGCTAAACGGCGCGCTGGAGGGGTGGCAATAATCGACAGGTCACGCATACCACTCATGGCCATGTTGAGTGTACGTGGGATTGGCGTGGCAGTGAGAGTCAGAATATCCACATCGGCACGCATCGCTTTGACTTTTTCTTTTTGGCGCACCCCGAAACGGTGTTCTTCGTCAACAATCAGCAAGCCAAGATCCGCAAAACGAATTTCGCTAGAGAGCAACTTATGGGTACCGACCAGAATGTCGACTTTGCCGTCCGCTACATCTTGTAGGATTTGTTTTTGCTCTTTGGCTGATTTAAAGCGGGAGAGCACTTCGACGCGGATCGGCAAGTTAGCAAAGCGGTCGCGGAAATTTTCAAAATGCTGCTGTGCCAGTAGAGTTGTAGGGACTAACACGGCGACTTGCTTGCCGTTATCGGTCGCGACAAACGCGGCGCGCATCGCTACTTCGGTTTTACCAAAGCCTACGTCACCACACACCAAACGATCCATGGCTTTGGCTTGACACATGTCGGATAGCACGGCGTTGATCGCCATCGCTTGGTCATCGGTTTCTTCAAACGGGAAGGTGGCTTTGAAGGTCGCGTATTGTTCACGGTCGAGATGGAATTTAAAGCCCGGTTTGATTTCGCGCTTCGCATACACATCCAAAAGTTCTGCCGCGACATCGCGCACTTTTTCCGCCGCTTTGCGGCGCGCTTTGACCCACGCTTCACCCCCTAATTTATGCAATTGGGCGGCTTCTTCTGCGCCTCCGGAGTAGCGGCTGATCAGGTTCAGTGATGAAACCGGTACATACAGCTTGGCTTCGTTTTGGTACTCCAGCATCACGTATTCGCTGACCATGCCACCGGCTTCAAGGGTTTGTAAGCCTAAGTAGCGGCCGATACCGTGATCAATATGGACAACGGGTTGCCCCGGTTTGAGTTCGGCAAGGTTGCGGATCACCGCATCACTGTTGGTGACGTTTTTGCGATCTTTTTTTCGGCGACGTTGAATCACCCGATCGCCCAGTAAATCGCTCTCACAAATCAAGGCAACTTGGTTATCACCATAGATAAATCCGCGCTCTGCTGAGCCGAGCACCAGTGAGCATTTTTCTGTTTGTTGGCACGCAAGGCTGAAATCATTTTGGCTTTGCGGGCGCAGTTTAATGCGCTGCAACAACTCCAGTAGCGCTTCACGGCGACCTTCCGACTCGACTGAGAAAATGATTTTGCCGGTAAATTGTTCGCTAAATTGGCGCAGTGCCGCCAAAGGCTCTTTGTTTTGATGCTCAACGGCCAATACGGGTAGTGGTTGAACTTGCGCATTCATTCGACCGGCACGCAGCTCGATAGGTGAGCTTGTCAGTTGGACTTGCGGCAGAGTTTTAAAGTGGGCAAACAGCTCATCTTTACGCAGCCACAACTCATTGGGTGGCAGCAGTGGGCGCAGTGGGTCGATATTGCGTTGGTCGTAGCGATAATCGACATCGGTCAAGAACTGGTCGATGGCTTTTTCCAGCTCGCCAACCACCAAAAGCTGGCTGTTGGCGGGCAGGTAATCAAATAGGGTCTCGCTGTGCTCAAAAAAGAGTGGCTGCCAATACTCAATCCCTGCGGGCCAAGTGCCTTTAGAGACTTGGCTGTAAACCGATTCCGGCTCGCGGCGCGCTTCAAAACGCTGTCGCCAGCGGTTACGAAACTCTTCGATCGCCGCGGCAGTCGTCGGAAACTCATGGGCGGGTAGCAGGCGAATTTCATCCATTTCAGCGATTGAGCGCTGATTGTCAGGATCAAAGGTGCGAATGGTGTCGATTTCATCATCAAAGAAATCGATCCGGAATGGGTCGCTACTGCCCATCGGGAAGAGATCAAGAATCGACCCGCGACTGGCGTATTCACCGGGGCCAAAGACCTGATCGACATGGCGATAGCCGCTGTTTTCTAACTGCAAGCGCAGTTTATCCAGTGAAAAGTGATCGCCACGTTTAACGATTAAGGTGTGCTGCAACAAAAAGTCACGTGGTGACTGGCGCTGAAGCAAGGTACTGACCGGGACAATCGTGATACCGCGCGTTAAGCTTGGGAGCTGATACAAACGCGAAATACGATCAGAAATGATGTCCTGATGGGGTGAAAAATTATCGTAGGGCAGCGTTTCCCAATCGGGGAAGAGCGCCACTTCGCTGTGGCTAAACTGTTCCACTTCGTGTAGCAATTTGAGCGCGGTTTGTGGATCGGGCACGGCGAGCAAAGTATGGCTCGTATGAGCATTGGCGAGTTCCGCAATGGCCAGCGCTAAACTTGCGCCGTGTAAATTACCGATGGCTTTTTTGTCTCCGGCACCTTGCGCCGAAAACAGAGAGAGTAAAGAGTGTGTAGTCATAGTCACGCTTGAGGTTTTTCTCGGTCTAGTGAGCGTTGACGCAGCAGGCGCTGCTGTTGGTAGAGAGCGGCTTTGATCAGCAAATCCTGATCCACATCGCGCAGCAGATCGTACTTGAGAGTCACTAAGGTGTGCTCAGGCTCTTGCTGGCATTGCATCACACTGGCGTAGCAATAAATCGCGGCGGCCGGGTATTCCAAAAACAGTTTTACCCGC containing:
- the mfd gene encoding transcription-repair coupling factor, encoding MTTHSLLSLFSAQGAGDKKAIGNLHGASLALAIAELANAHTSHTLLAVPDPQTALKLLHEVEQFSHSEVALFPDWETLPYDNFSPHQDIISDRISRLYQLPSLTRGITIVPVSTLLQRQSPRDFLLQHTLIVKRGDHFSLDKLRLQLENSGYRHVDQVFGPGEYASRGSILDLFPMGSSDPFRIDFFDDEIDTIRTFDPDNQRSIAEMDEIRLLPAHEFPTTAAAIEEFRNRWRQRFEARREPESVYSQVSKGTWPAGIEYWQPLFFEHSETLFDYLPANSQLLVVGELEKAIDQFLTDVDYRYDQRNIDPLRPLLPPNELWLRKDELFAHFKTLPQVQLTSSPIELRAGRMNAQVQPLPVLAVEHQNKEPLAALRQFSEQFTGKIIFSVESEGRREALLELLQRIKLRPQSQNDFSLACQQTEKCSLVLGSAERGFIYGDNQVALICESDLLGDRVIQRRRKKDRKNVTNSDAVIRNLAELKPGQPVVHIDHGIGRYLGLQTLEAGGMVSEYVMLEYQNEAKLYVPVSSLNLISRYSGGAEEAAQLHKLGGEAWVKARRKAAEKVRDVAAELLDVYAKREIKPGFKFHLDREQYATFKATFPFEETDDQAMAINAVLSDMCQAKAMDRLVCGDVGFGKTEVAMRAAFVATDNGKQVAVLVPTTLLAQQHFENFRDRFANLPIRVEVLSRFKSAKEQKQILQDVADGKVDILVGTHKLLSSEIRFADLGLLIVDEEHRFGVRQKEKVKAMRADVDILTLTATPIPRTLNMAMSGMRDLSIIATPPARRLAIKTFVRQSEDSVIREAVLREIMRGGQVYFLHNQVETIDKVAADLEKLVPEARITVAHGQMRERELEKVMNDFYHQRFNLLVCTTIIETGIDVPTANTIIMDRADSLGLAQLHQLRGRVGRSHHQAYAYLLTPPPKAITKDAVKRLEAIASLEDLGAGFTLATHDLEIRGAGELLGEEQSGQIQSVGFTLYMEMLEQAVEALKSGKEPALDDLLREQTEVEMRLPALLPEEYIPDINTRLSMYKQIASVASEDELTELKVELIDRFGKLPDAALNLLAIAELKLNAMRLKVRKIEAHERGGYVEFYPNADINPVFLVKLLQSQPKLLAMDGPTKLKFTLPLVERSARIQFVADMLKNFQQNVLPAR